The Nicotiana tomentosiformis chromosome 2, ASM39032v3, whole genome shotgun sequence genome includes the window ggtgatttgacttatgatgtggagccgatggccattttggatcggtggatttgaaagttgaggtcaaagaacatagcttcagtgaaggtgcagtggagaggtcagccagttgaggaggctacttgggagaccgagtggaAGATGcgtagcagatatccacgcctatttgagactccatgtacgtttctagacccgtttgaggacgaacgcttgtttaagaaggggaggatgtaacgacccagccagtcgttttgagagttgtagcctcgttctcccatttactgctcattttgtgctttatagttgttatgtgacttgtcgaggtagtcagttcgggtccggagagatttcagaatgaattgagacacttagtctcaaggttgaaagcttaagttaaaattatttcttggatgttgacttatgtgtaaacgactccggaatagagttttgatggttccattagctctattgggtgattatggacttaggagcgtgtctggattgtgatttggaggtctatagttgaattaggcttgaaatggcgaaagttaggaatttggaagtttgactgagagtggactttatggttaccgggctcgaattggggttccgggagttggagtggGTCCGTGGtttcatttgtgacttgtgtgcaaaatttgaggtcaatcagacgtgatttgataggtttcagcattgtttgtagaatttggatttCCTTAGttccattaggcttgaattggggtgcgattcatgtttttgatattgtttgaggtgatttgagggctctactaagtacgtatcgtattttaggacttgctggtatgtttggttgaggtctcgggagcCTTggtttgatttcggatggttaacgaatcgaaaatgagacttagtgcattgctgaagctcGGAGTTttctggtgtgatcacacctgcgaGGGCTTGGCTGCAGGTGAGGCTGGAGTGGCGCATAAGCGAGGTTGGCTTGAGCTGAGGGATTTCCACATGTGCGAAGGatttgtccgcacctgcgaagtcgCAGATACGGAGAGGCATCGCAGGTGCGCGTATGGGAGAGGAAGGCTCAATTCACAGGTGCGGAAGTCAATTCGCAGGTGTGGATGTGCATCTGCACATgagagatcgcagaagcggaggtgggCTGGGGGTCCAGGTTCGCAGAAACGAAGGAAaaatccgcagatgcggtcaaatgGAGCGGAGGTGCGAGACCCCtggacagaaccttaaattcaagggttcacgatttttcttcattttgaacatTGCAAGCTCAGGATTGGGCGATATTtaagaggattttcgaggggtttcttgaggtaagtcatttgtgttcatttttaatcaataatattgtttccccattgaattttgcacctagtttgtgtgtatttaaggtagaaatttgggagtttgaggctaggggtTTGGAGGGTGGAATTTGGGGATCTATGTGACGATAtggtgtcgaattttggtaaatttggtatggttggactcgtgattgaatggatttttggattttgtgacttttatcgaatttcgagacgtgagcccgggggTCGGCAtttgagtcgacttttgacttttgattaagaacttagtattttcttatggaattgattcctttagcccttGATAATTGTATCAAACTGTTTGTGGatagatttgaggcatttggaggccggttcgcgaggcaagggtgtgttggagtagggatttgcacggCTTGAGGTAACTAACAGTTCTAAATATGGTcgtaagggtatgaaaccccgtattatatgtcatgtgattggttttgaggtgacgcacatgctaggtgacgggcgtgtgggcgtgaaccGTAGGAatggtgacttggtcaattcctaggaactgtgtagttgaataatttattgttctCCGTATATTCTTCATGTGTTATAGAACTTGAACTGCaaaccatgttagaaatcatgttagactatgtgttggcactgtagggaccctcAGAGGTCgtatacatgttgaattatctgctaaattattgttatatactcagtcatagttttacttgcatattacatctcagtctctattattcattattgatacattatatcattgttgtttgggctgattatcatgattactgagagcccgggaaactggagaggttgataactgagtgaggccgagggcctgattgtgaggatatttatgagatcgggatgcacgctgcaacatattttattgatttatgctatgattggcttgttatagcgcttaggcataaggagcccctccggagtctgtacacacctccaatGAGCGCAAGTAACTACTAAGTGCACgtgccgagtgccgagcgattgagaTGAATGAGAGATTGTGagaaaagagtgactgtgaggttggagtgcatgggaggactgagtgactgctgCTCTGAGATTTtgcacttgatttcattactgtgGTACTTCAGCTGGCATATGTCATTGTCAtgtaatttctgagagatattatatatcctgtttcaattgaacttgacatgaattaattgttttggccttaattgtcaaATTTGAAAACATGCCTACCTTTCTATGTTGTAATTTCTGTAATTGAGCTATatccgtgaagctcgtcactactttcagtctattatttagtcttgttacttattgagttggttgtactcacgctagaTCCGGGTGTTTCCGGATATGGTGAGTGTTGATTTCTTTACGCAGCTTGATCattggagattccaaggtagctgcccggcgttcgcagaccttgtctctccttccctatctttccgctTTATGTATTAGTTTTAGTCTTTCATAGACATTACTTCtagacttgtgttgtatagacgctcatgtactcagtgacaccccgatttagGAACTTCCGTGTCAAGTTTTGATTTTTATCTAGTTTATGATAGCTTTAGTTATTTAAACTGTTTAGCTCattttcatttaaaagtgttggaatattttgaaatgtcggcttgcttagtaccatgttaggcgccatcacgagaGGCTGGTTTTCGACCGTGacaaaaataaaaactgtaaattaaataaatcgaagataagtatagagagagattgatatattattcaactttaaactcaTTTACATAATGAAATgaaatctcttctatttatagaagaaaggaagttgctctataagctgctactgcaagctgttgtataagctgcttgtaagctcctaatgcaagctgctgtgtaagtttCTTGTAAGCTGTTAATTATTATTGTACCagttatagataatcttctacgtGAGTAATAATTATTCACAACGGAGTGCCGAAATGATAAGCtttttcaggaggcttatttccaatagagtactaaatatatAAACATATTTACGACAGAGTTCAATATAGATAAGtatcttcaggaagcttatttacaacggaataCTAAATagaaatccataatataatatatttataacatctCCCTTTATTTAACTTGGATTTCAGTGCTCACTCCTTGCCAATAAACTCTTTTTGATGTCTCTTTTGAATGATATACTCAGATCATCATCTTTATATCTTGATTCCTCATCTTTTGTCAGAGAAACGCCTCTTCTACAGCCATGTTTGTAACACAGGTATGATATATATTGCACCAGTCTTCTGAATGAATTGTTTGTTGCCTTAGGAATTACTTAGTATACAAAGTTATTAATACTACGAAGATAAGATTTACTTATAAGATATTTGTTTAAGATTATTATTATAAAGGAGATtttgatttttaattttaaagtatattggtaaattttatatatttaggATCTTCGTTAGAGTGATTTAAGTATTTGATTTTGAAATATATGAGTTGTATTCACAAATCACAATCAAGTCATATGATAGAGGAGCTTAGAGTAATTTCACGTTTTTCTTTCATTactacttttaaaatattatattttattataatacttcttaaataatttttaaatatttatattttatttaaaaaattaaaaattaatgtTTAAATTTATACAAAATAACTAAATGTGTTGACCTCAGATTTTGAACTATTCTTTTTAGAAGATGGTGATTTTAGTCCTTAAAATACTGCATTTCGGACAACTTAGAAATTACTGATATAATACACATTGAGCACTCAATATCACAATTATAAAATTTATCAAGAATCGATTGGCAATCCAGCTAGCTCATAAATTTGAGGACAATAATCATAAATTACATATGCATGGACGTTTTAATGTTTCTAATCACTTTTTAAATAGGAGGTCCcagataaaatattttaaattaattgaGCTTGTTACTTTGGCTCATTCTGGTAACCAATAAACCAAAAGCATAAGTACTCATTCACAGTCCACGGATCGATGATCTCAAGTTTGTTCAATGAACCTATAACTTTATCCACGAATGACATCATGAGATTTGATATGAAAAATTGACTTAGTCAAAATCATCACAGAGAAAAAGGTTAGCTATTAGTACACGATATACTCATTGTCAAAATCACTCTAATCCACCAAATCTAGACCCATCTACAATTGAGACACTGCTTCATTTTTTTTAGAAGTGAAAAATCACCAGACACTGTATCATGTCGTTCATGATTCGAAATTTCAGTCTTGTTTGTTTTAGAGTTCGACAAAATTGGTTGAGCATATAAAATGTTGTAAGTTCCAAATCGTCTGTTTTTAGATATATATTCAGTCATCTTTGTTTTCTGACTTGATTGATGAGCTTTCTAGGAAAGTGATGCCATTTTTTCTGTTAAAAAGATTTTGATTAGTCATCATAAATTAGGAAAAAACATATGATCTCTCATCTCCAAATTAACCAAATGGCACTCAGATTATAATCTCGAGAGCTCAGGACCTGAGTCTCCATTTAATTTTCATATCAACcatgtactccctccgttcattACTTGTTCACTATAGACTTTGcacaccccttaagaaataataaatgaagtgcataatttaccttaatacatatattaattgatgcatatttttaatggatttgagaacatgatttgaaatgagtaattaatattgtGGGTATAACATGAAAAAAGAAATTGTCTTCTCTTAATATgctaaaagtgacaagtaaaagtgaaaatctATTTTTGAGAATACTGGACAAGTAAAAGCGAACGGAGGGAGTACATATGTTGTGTTCTTCTTCAAATAAAAATCCTTGGTGCTTGTACTGGTTTCTATTGCACAAAACTGCtataacaaacaaacaaaaaagagTAAAAAGTCTAAGTGAAATCTAGAAAACCAAATAATCTTGAGGAAGacatataaaaggtaaaaatactCGAAGAAAAAAGAGTTGTTATGTCTTACCTCCCCTATATCCAAATGAATGAAGTAACACAGTTATATACTATATCGTTTGGTATATAATTAATGCTTATGGACATTGTAAATCTATACAAAGAGAAACGATTCCCCTATGATTCTCTGTAATGGTTTCATCACAATAATGACCACTTACTTTGAACTAAACATGAGTGgaatttctctatttttcttttcatttcccAGTTATCAACGCCTGGATTCGTCAGTATTTTAATTCATTGGTTCATTCACCGACATTTAAGTATTGGACTTGGACCACAGAGAATTAAGAGAGAAGCATCATCAATTTTTGTAATTAAACCATATCCATCTTTATTTTGGATATTCATCAAAATAATCACGTTAAGTACAAATCATCATCATACAGACTATTAATTCTTGTACGGCAACCCGATTTTTGTTTTCCTTCTTCAAATGACATAGTAGAAGAAAACAAAATCTAACCAGCTAATTCCATTAGCACCAGTATTTAATTTCTCAGAAAATAAAACCTCCATTATATAAGTTAACTGCATAATCAGTTGTGTAAGAATAATTAGCAGTAGTAGGTTGATTTTGGATGGCCACCTTGCACTTGTCATCTACATCTAAGTTCCATAATCCTCCCCATAATCCATCCATCGGAATAGTGTCCGTCCATGCATACGATATGTCTGAAGAAGTCGTCACTACTGGTGGCAAGTCCATAACCCGATCTTGATCCATACTCTGATGATAATTAGTGAACGCGACCATGTCTTGGTATTCGTTATCATTTTTTTCATCGTTCTTTTGCATGATCGCTTCTTCTGCTTTAGGTGAAAACTTGTTATTAGCGTTGGTGCAATTTTGTTGCTGTTGGTTTCTCTGCCTTAGATTTTTTTTCTTGCCTTGTTTTGaagccttttctttctttttgaaatGTGTCCTCCAGTAGTTTTTTATTTCATTGTCTGTCCTTCCAGGCAAGTAACGTGCTATAGTTGACCATCTACACATTAGAATAGCAAAGTAAATAATCAAAAGAGGCAGAAGAAAGGACCTAAATATTAAGAGAGAAGAATTTACTTGTTGCCCCACAAGGCATGCAATTCAATAATAATGCCTTCCTCCTGAGGTGTTATGTGACCTCTTTTAAGTCCAGGCCTCAAGTAGTTCACCCACCTTAGCCTGCAACTCTTCCCGTTCCTATTCAATCCTGCTTCGACAACaaccaaattttcaaaataaatattggAAAACTTAAAACCAAATCCTAAATTCTGAGACGGATTCAATATTTATACTAAATAGATTCAAGATTCCGATCCGGAGTTCTTTCAAAACTTGATATTATATTCAACTTTGCAAGGGTTTTCACATATATATACCATTGGCCTATGTACTGAAAATAATAAGTTCAATTGAACTTGCTCCGGGCGCTCTAAATTTGTCTCTACATAGCCCGAGGTAAAATCTAGAAGAAAAACATTTTGCTAGAAAAAACATCTCAAAAGATAAAGAAGCATCATTAATTTCTTCGTACACCTCAGTAATTTATGCTTAATCCATACCTGCACAACGAGatacagaactccatcttccctcaCCATGCAAATTAACGTACTCAGAGAGCAGCTTATCCTCTTCAGGAGTCCAAGGTCCTTTCCTCCATCCTTGTTGATCAGAGTTAGCTCCCCAACCCATGATTCCAACCATTGTTTGTTTAATGAATATAATTGCTGAGTACCTTTCACTAAATCTTCTTGATTACTAAGTAAATATGTTGTCTCCTTTTTGTATGACACAGTTTGTCACAGGCTAGTCTACCATATATATACCCCTCATCACCTTGTCAATTTAACGTCCTTTTTAATGCATTAATCTGATCTCACTAACGTTAAAGTAACTCAGTTTCTGCTTCTTTATTACGAAATCATTCCTTCCCACCTCATAATATCTGCCATGTGTTATCCTATGTTGCACCCGACTTGATCCTTAACCAATTACTATAAACCAAGTGTGCCTTGGAAATCTTATTACCAACAAAGGAAAAGACAAATATTCCTTAACAAATATTTAGATTTAGCACTAGCAATTCCGTAACAGAATTTAAACGCATGCTTAATCAGGAGATTTAACGTATGATAGTGTAAAAAATATGTATTTTAACATGTTGTAATAAGTAATTTGTTTTAGTTTTCTGGTTACTAATCACACTTGTTGTagattattatttaatttatagtTATTTTTTCACCGGATTGTGAAAAAAATTCTTCGTGACCTCAtgaaaattaaactcttaatcatGGAATAATGACCTCGGATTTATAAGCCGTGAAAATTTTGAACTTAGTGCTTGGTTGTTGGCATGTCCCCTTGAAAATGGCTTATTGACCAATGTTTATGTAACAAATGTTGATGTGCGTAAGCCTCGGCCGTATACTTTAAACATAATTAAGTACTAATAGCTCTAGCCTTAATATTTTAAGCAGAGGAAATCGAAGCTTCTGGGGATTCCGATTAGGGATAATGGCGCATTAGAATAAATGAAAAGGGATGCGCTAATGAGTCATAGGATGGACACGTGGTCAACCTTCGCAGTCAAGTAGCATTTCAAGTAATTTAGGGCATTGTTAATTGGCTCTAACTCATTAGTTTAAGTAAATAATGCCATATATAGGTAATGATGTGTATTATGGCACTAATTAATACCTATGCTTTTGTAAAAGATTGCGATCCAGCGATTATCTGAAGATATCAGTTTGGATTTTAAGAGGAAAAAGTTTGATTGACAGTGATATTATGAAAGCTGAAAAGTTGTTGGTCTTCAGTTTTCTCCTCTCCTTTTCGCAGTTCCCCTTCAAAGGCAACTGTTAAGAAATAGAAAATTATACTTACCCCTTACAAATTATATTATCTTATTATGATTTTAATATGATTAAATAaggtgaaaatatatatatatatatatatatatatatatatatatatataatgaaactTGTTTATGATTATACTTATATGATCAAAGTAATGTACAAGCATTTATTAATTTATAGATTAGAGTTAACGTCGACTGCCCCAAAATTTTCCCTGTTAGAAAGCCCGTATAGATATGTAATATTAGAGTAAATTTCATGGGTGAtgattcaactttgtgttcattacccaaaagttacttttctttctttaggGAGGGCTTTCAAGACGTATATTTTAAGTACATTTCGAGTGACTTTAGATTTTCTTTTACAACTTAATTATATTATATATCATGTTGAGTCAATTAATTTTGTAGCTCTTTATTTTGGTAACTAAATATTTTTACTTATCACCAAAGAAACTTTACAAACGGTAGCTAACTAACACAGTTAGCTATCCGCGAATTCATCCACTTCTACATGATCATAAAGAGCTCTACTAGAATCTAAACATAAATACTTCCGGTCTAATTCTAACTGGAGCTCGCATACTACAAACACAAGCAATATCTCTTGCTAATTACTCACTAG containing:
- the LOC104103874 gene encoding MYB-like transcription factor EOBII, translating into MVGIMGWGANSDQQGWRKGPWTPEEDKLLSEYVNLHGEGRWSSVSRCAGLNRNGKSCRLRWVNYLRPGLKRGHITPQEEGIIIELHALWGNKWSTIARYLPGRTDNEIKNYWRTHFKKKEKASKQGKKKNLRQRNQQQQNCTNANNKFSPKAEEAIMQKNDEKNDNEYQDMVAFTNYHQSMDQDRVMDLPPVVTTSSDISYAWTDTIPMDGLWGGLWNLDVDDKCKVAIQNQPTTANYSYTTDYAVNLYNGGFIF